The following are encoded in a window of Ignicoccus islandicus DSM 13165 genomic DNA:
- a CDS encoding hydantoinase/oxoprolinase family protein gives MAVDVGGTFTDLYAVSRKGESARVKVLSTPQSPEIGVLNAIDEFLERGVRPQEVDLVIHATTIATNAFLGQKHLKLAEVSLVTTKGMEDIIEIQRQKRPNLYDFTGKKPKPLVPPELRFGVKERVNFKGEVIEPLDVSELLRIAPNLRGIVAVCFLHSYANPVNEIKAKEILERLGFDVVASHESTMERREYERFSTTIVNAALKPLVSSYLLRLVEALKSKGIEAPLFVVASSGGLVTIEEAMSRPAQLIESGPAGGAVGAAYYAKKLGVKEALAFDMGGTTAKAAVVINGEPVLTREYEVGGEVHAGRLVKGSGYPVRYPFIDLAEVSAGGGTIAWSENGILRVGPISAGANPGPACYGLGGEEPTVTDANLVLGRLPERLPSGLKLRKDLALKAFEKLSKELGSDPIEVAEAVIEAITEEMGRAVRIVTIERGIDPSELILIAYGGMGPLHAAELAEQFGIKEILVPMGAGVFTAFGMLNSDVKYSITRSVVKEVTEDLEPYFLELEAAVRRRMELSGMSVDRFERVADVRYSTQGWTLEVKADKPYSPEKLARRFEELHERRYGFKLDVPIVVENIGVTAIHYVNKVGLKGFDKEPLEIGKTEAWFMGRGFEEATVYERFGKGEVRGPGIIMDYDTTVLVPSGWIAKALEDGTLMLRRA, from the coding sequence GTGGCAGTAGACGTAGGCGGCACGTTCACAGATCTTTATGCAGTAAGTAGGAAGGGGGAGTCCGCGAGAGTAAAGGTACTCTCAACCCCCCAATCCCCCGAAATAGGGGTCCTCAATGCAATAGACGAATTCCTCGAAAGGGGCGTAAGGCCTCAAGAAGTTGATTTAGTAATTCATGCTACCACTATTGCAACGAACGCATTTCTAGGTCAAAAGCACTTGAAGTTAGCAGAGGTAAGCCTAGTTACGACCAAGGGTATGGAAGACATAATTGAAATCCAAAGGCAAAAGAGACCAAACCTCTACGACTTCACTGGCAAGAAACCGAAACCACTGGTTCCCCCGGAACTGAGGTTCGGCGTCAAGGAAAGGGTGAACTTCAAAGGAGAAGTAATCGAACCTTTAGACGTTAGCGAACTACTTCGAATAGCCCCTAATTTAAGAGGTATCGTTGCAGTTTGCTTCCTTCACAGTTACGCGAACCCCGTAAACGAGATTAAAGCGAAGGAGATCTTAGAGAGGTTAGGTTTCGATGTAGTTGCTTCACACGAGTCTACAATGGAAAGGAGGGAATACGAGAGGTTCTCAACGACTATAGTCAATGCCGCACTAAAGCCGCTAGTGTCTAGCTACCTCTTGAGGCTAGTGGAAGCGCTCAAGAGTAAGGGCATTGAAGCTCCTCTCTTCGTAGTAGCCTCCTCAGGAGGACTGGTGACGATAGAAGAGGCAATGAGTAGACCGGCTCAACTAATTGAGAGCGGACCCGCTGGAGGTGCCGTTGGCGCTGCGTACTATGCGAAGAAGTTGGGCGTAAAGGAGGCCCTAGCCTTCGATATGGGCGGAACTACCGCTAAGGCAGCAGTAGTCATCAATGGGGAGCCCGTCTTAACTCGGGAATACGAGGTCGGTGGGGAGGTTCACGCGGGTAGGCTCGTTAAGGGTTCAGGTTATCCCGTTAGATACCCATTCATCGACCTGGCCGAGGTATCTGCTGGCGGAGGCACGATAGCGTGGTCGGAAAACGGAATATTAAGGGTAGGGCCGATCTCGGCTGGAGCCAACCCCGGGCCCGCGTGTTACGGCCTTGGGGGAGAGGAACCTACAGTAACTGACGCGAACTTGGTTCTCGGGAGATTGCCCGAGAGGTTACCTTCTGGGTTGAAATTAAGGAAGGACTTGGCTTTGAAGGCCTTCGAGAAGCTATCCAAGGAGCTTGGTTCCGATCCAATTGAGGTGGCGGAAGCGGTAATAGAAGCGATTACTGAGGAAATGGGGCGTGCCGTCCGGATAGTTACGATAGAAAGGGGCATCGATCCAAGCGAGTTGATTCTAATAGCTTACGGAGGCATGGGTCCCCTCCACGCGGCCGAACTAGCGGAGCAGTTCGGGATTAAGGAAATACTGGTACCCATGGGTGCCGGCGTTTTCACTGCCTTCGGTATGCTCAATAGCGACGTTAAATACTCTATAACTAGAAGTGTTGTGAAGGAAGTAACGGAAGACCTGGAACCGTATTTCCTTGAGTTGGAAGCCGCTGTTAGAAGGAGAATGGAGCTGAGCGGTATGAGCGTGGACCGCTTCGAGAGAGTGGCGGACGTGAGGTACTCCACTCAAGGATGGACCTTGGAAGTGAAGGCGGACAAGCCATACTCACCGGAGAAGCTCGCGAGGAGGTTCGAGGAGCTGCATGAAAGAAGGTATGGTTTCAAACTCGACGTTCCAATAGTCGTTGAGAATATTGGAGTTACAGCAATACACTACGTCAACAAGGTAGGTTTGAAGGGATTCGACAAGGAGCCTCTAGAAATAGGGAAGACGGAGGCGTGGTTCATGGGAAGAGGGTTCGAGGAAGCGACCGTGTACGAGAGGTTCGGGAAGGGAGAGGTAAGGGGACCGGGGATAATAATGGATTACGACACGACCGTCCTAGTTCCATCCGGCTGGATCGCGAAGGCGTTGGAAGACGGCACGCTAATGCTTCGAAGGGCTTAG
- a CDS encoding elongation factor EF-2, with protein sequence MPKYKHVEDILKIMRNIEQVRNIGIIAHVDHGKTTTSDALLAHAGILSPKLAGEARALDYLDVEQQRGITVKAANVSLYHEYKGKPYVINLIDTPGHVDFSGKVTRSLRVLDGAILVVDAVEGVMTQTETVLRQALEEYVRPLLFINKVDRLIKELKLSPQEVQQRIVQIIKEVNERILTFAPDKDFAKKWLLDPAKGHVALGSAKDKWGITIPMAQEKGIKFSFFVDAYKTGNKEAIEELFRKAPLHETLLDMVVRWVPNPREAQQYRVPRLWKGDINSELGKAMVNADPEGPLVVFINDMRLDPHTKRLVATGRVWAGTATAGKEVWLVNAGKEGKILQVSIYMGPDREIVDYVTAGNIVAMMGLDDARAGETIVDINYKDQAAPFEQLHYVSEPVVTVAIEPKNPRDLPKLIEALRTLSIEDPNLKVTINQETGEYLLSGMGMLHIEIALTQLKEVYGLDVKVSPPIITYRETVRSAGPKVEGKSPNKHNKLYITVEPLEEVVIELIQKGEITEDQDPRDRAKILREKAGWDTETARRIWAIDENYNVFIDKTVGVQHLREVKDTILGGWRIAMKEGPLAKEPIRGVKVILWDAIIHEDPAHRGPAQLYPAVRNAVYASMLLDRPTLLEPLQKLDIRVPSDMIGSVTGVISKHRGKILDIIDMGGQARVIAVVPIAESFDLPMELRSVTAGRAFWGTEFYGWAPVPDQLLPELVAKIRQRKGLPPNPPKPEDFLGP encoded by the coding sequence ATGCCGAAATATAAGCACGTAGAGGACATCCTAAAAATAATGAGAAATATAGAGCAAGTGAGGAACATAGGTATCATTGCTCACGTAGACCACGGTAAGACCACAACTAGCGACGCCTTGTTGGCGCACGCCGGAATCTTGAGTCCTAAGTTGGCTGGCGAAGCTAGGGCTTTGGACTATTTGGATGTAGAGCAACAGAGAGGTATCACAGTAAAGGCAGCGAACGTCAGCCTCTACCACGAATACAAAGGCAAGCCCTACGTAATTAACTTGATCGACACTCCCGGCCACGTCGACTTCAGCGGTAAGGTAACTAGGAGCTTGAGAGTGTTAGACGGAGCGATACTTGTAGTCGATGCTGTAGAGGGAGTAATGACCCAGACCGAGACCGTGCTCAGGCAAGCGTTGGAGGAGTACGTTAGGCCTCTCTTGTTCATAAACAAAGTCGATAGGCTAATAAAGGAGCTCAAGCTCTCTCCGCAAGAGGTTCAACAAAGAATAGTTCAGATAATAAAGGAAGTAAATGAGAGGATACTCACCTTCGCACCAGATAAGGACTTCGCCAAGAAGTGGTTATTGGATCCGGCTAAGGGTCACGTTGCCTTAGGTAGCGCTAAGGACAAGTGGGGTATTACAATACCAATGGCTCAAGAAAAGGGTATAAAGTTCAGCTTCTTCGTTGACGCTTACAAGACCGGCAACAAGGAGGCAATCGAAGAGCTATTTAGGAAAGCGCCCCTCCACGAGACCCTTCTAGACATGGTAGTTAGATGGGTACCCAACCCAAGGGAAGCCCAGCAATACAGGGTGCCCAGACTCTGGAAGGGTGACATTAACAGCGAATTGGGTAAGGCTATGGTAAATGCTGACCCTGAGGGACCTTTAGTCGTGTTCATCAACGACATGAGGTTAGACCCACACACTAAGAGGCTGGTAGCTACCGGAAGGGTCTGGGCCGGTACTGCCACTGCTGGCAAGGAAGTATGGTTAGTTAACGCCGGCAAGGAAGGCAAGATACTCCAAGTATCCATCTACATGGGACCCGATAGAGAGATTGTCGACTACGTTACAGCTGGTAACATAGTGGCCATGATGGGTTTGGATGACGCTAGGGCAGGCGAAACTATAGTTGATATCAACTATAAGGACCAAGCGGCGCCGTTCGAACAGTTGCACTACGTTAGCGAGCCCGTAGTAACAGTTGCAATAGAGCCGAAGAACCCCAGGGACTTACCTAAGCTAATTGAGGCATTGAGAACCCTAAGCATCGAGGACCCCAACTTGAAGGTTACCATAAACCAAGAGACCGGTGAGTACTTGCTCAGCGGTATGGGTATGCTTCACATCGAAATTGCGTTAACTCAATTGAAGGAAGTATATGGATTGGACGTCAAGGTCAGTCCACCGATAATCACATACCGTGAAACCGTCAGGAGCGCTGGTCCGAAGGTAGAGGGTAAGAGTCCCAACAAGCACAACAAGCTCTACATTACCGTTGAGCCGCTCGAGGAAGTGGTGATCGAACTAATTCAGAAGGGAGAGATAACCGAGGACCAAGATCCTAGGGATAGAGCCAAGATCCTAAGAGAGAAGGCGGGATGGGACACCGAGACCGCCAGGAGGATCTGGGCAATCGATGAGAACTACAACGTATTCATTGACAAGACTGTCGGTGTGCAACACTTGAGAGAAGTTAAGGACACTATATTGGGCGGTTGGAGGATCGCTATGAAAGAAGGCCCTCTAGCGAAGGAGCCCATTAGAGGAGTTAAAGTAATATTATGGGACGCGATAATTCACGAGGACCCGGCCCACAGAGGTCCGGCCCAGCTATATCCAGCCGTTAGGAACGCCGTCTACGCTAGCATGCTCTTGGACAGGCCGACCCTATTGGAACCCCTGCAGAAACTCGACATAAGAGTTCCTAGCGACATGATAGGCTCAGTAACTGGCGTCATTAGCAAACACAGGGGCAAGATATTGGACATAATAGACATGGGAGGTCAAGCCAGAGTGATAGCAGTGGTACCAATCGCGGAGAGCTTCGACCTACCTATGGAACTAAGGAGCGTTACAGCCGGAAGGGCGTTCTGGGGAACTGAGTTCTACGGATGGGCGCCCGTACCCGACCAATTGCTACCGGAGTTAGTAGCAAAGATAAGGCAGAGGAAGGGACTACCGCCTAACCCACCTAAGCCCGAAGACTTCCTAGGTCCGTAA
- a CDS encoding bifunctional ADP-dependent NAD(P)H-hydrate dehydratase/NAD(P)H-hydrate epimerase — MGSWRGEFLDVREMRAIELNAEELGFTEELMMENAGAWVAKIASEKGNSFLILAGKGGKGGDGLVAARHLALMGKDVKVLFPYKECEVTKESTLKNLIRARMSDVQFVREPFEAEVIIDALLGTGVKGAPRGIARELIEWANGTSAYKISIDVPSGMNPDTGECELCFNADLVVSVHRAKKGLKEIMSKVKVVEIGIPRRAERYLGKGDLELAPRRKRKGLNGKVAVIGGSEKYQGAPWLSALAAFRAGADLVFVYTPNRMDYPELIWRSLNPSDLLEGLYRDGVNVIVVGPGLHATSKEVVKVVLKYIEERKEARVVIDADGLKALAELDVKFSWRAVLTPHLGEASRLLGREVSDDLQSRIEAAGEIGNKYEACVILKGETDVVYCNGRTVLNDRGNAYMTVGGTGDVLSGVVGALLGRDEPWWAAKAATLAVTLAGEKCVKERGHSSPSCLIEEVPRVLSGY, encoded by the coding sequence TTGGGCTCTTGGAGGGGCGAATTCTTAGATGTAAGGGAAATGAGGGCAATTGAGCTGAACGCCGAGGAGCTCGGTTTCACTGAGGAGCTAATGATGGAGAACGCTGGCGCATGGGTAGCTAAAATAGCATCGGAAAAGGGGAACTCTTTCTTAATACTAGCGGGAAAGGGCGGGAAAGGCGGAGACGGGCTAGTTGCCGCGAGACACTTAGCGTTGATGGGAAAGGACGTTAAAGTATTATTTCCCTATAAAGAATGCGAAGTTACGAAAGAAAGTACATTAAAGAACCTAATTCGGGCTAGAATGAGCGACGTTCAGTTCGTTAGAGAACCATTTGAGGCTGAAGTAATAATTGACGCTCTACTCGGCACTGGCGTCAAGGGAGCTCCGAGAGGCATAGCTAGGGAACTAATAGAGTGGGCTAACGGAACTAGCGCGTACAAAATATCGATAGACGTTCCTTCGGGAATGAACCCAGATACGGGGGAGTGCGAGCTGTGTTTCAACGCAGATCTAGTGGTTTCGGTACACAGAGCTAAGAAGGGTTTGAAGGAGATAATGAGTAAGGTCAAGGTAGTGGAAATAGGAATCCCTCGAAGGGCCGAGAGGTATTTGGGAAAAGGCGACTTGGAACTCGCCCCGAGAAGGAAGAGGAAGGGATTGAACGGCAAGGTCGCCGTAATAGGTGGGTCTGAAAAGTACCAAGGCGCTCCATGGCTCTCCGCGTTGGCGGCGTTCAGAGCGGGGGCCGACTTAGTCTTCGTCTATACGCCTAATAGAATGGATTATCCGGAACTTATTTGGAGAAGCTTAAACCCAAGCGATCTATTGGAGGGTTTATACAGAGATGGGGTCAACGTAATAGTAGTAGGCCCGGGATTACACGCTACTTCCAAAGAAGTCGTGAAGGTCGTTCTCAAATACATTGAAGAACGCAAGGAAGCGCGCGTAGTTATAGACGCAGATGGATTGAAGGCATTGGCTGAATTAGACGTTAAGTTCTCGTGGAGAGCCGTGTTGACTCCTCATTTAGGGGAGGCCTCGAGGTTGCTTGGAAGGGAAGTAAGCGATGACTTACAATCGAGAATCGAAGCCGCCGGGGAAATAGGGAATAAGTACGAAGCGTGCGTAATCCTAAAAGGAGAAACAGACGTAGTTTACTGCAATGGGAGAACTGTACTTAACGATAGGGGCAACGCGTATATGACCGTAGGAGGTACCGGGGACGTTTTGAGTGGCGTGGTAGGCGCCTTATTGGGAAGGGACGAGCCGTGGTGGGCCGCAAAGGCAGCGACCTTAGCGGTCACTCTCGCGGGAGAGAAATGTGTAAAGGAGAGGGGACACTCATCGCCTTCTTGTCTGATAGAAGAAGTGCCAAGAGTTCTATCAGGTTATTAA
- a CDS encoding phosphoadenosine phosphosulfate reductase family protein produces MKRKWKRELEVYWCPSLNVPVFRRSDCKGAVRLNLFLPRDLRPAWEGDVKHLKEIFGRELGRGAWTRLTEGRMAFLNKTSYIDHAYQIVVDGDILARILYDPLMERWYLRLGYLGAVRALQNNLIRSKVIDNPKPGEIVGTGDEQVALLDRSGKVIGIAIPKKGKLRVDKVWKHPRRGALSTRKQTLEDVYKANEKFIRELVKESVQVIHRGLLRADDFEKVVVSLSGGKDSALVVSLLDEALQRDPPVGVSSKEVVLLFNDTGLEMPETVKTVEEESEFFGYQLEVVSAGDAFWRAVRMFSPPARDFRWCCKVTKFGPIARYMMKTGSAINLVGNRWWESLERARAEPIMKMKYLPTVLSVNPILRWPQLLEFVYLIRNGVPLNPLYFEGFDRIGCFMCPGATQWEFKLLKELHPELWEKWENVLEYWRKRLGYGKWWSKGGWKWLAPEHPKQVMASRDKDEVDWRREYERRQTRVVFEGLEEGDGAYRVKIKYNKRRALGLAGILGHEVKGNIVKGPKGIYIFNEGEVIVKSKDKEEVFEAIRVIHATNACAGCKICETWCPTGAIEVVPEGNETKPVLVEPDKCERCRLCMYLCPSADVVADKLIGSLLYNDPKAWKRPTKPHKEKVQELAEKAWKYLIKNK; encoded by the coding sequence GTGAAGAGGAAGTGGAAAAGGGAACTCGAGGTTTACTGGTGCCCTTCCTTAAACGTGCCTGTTTTCCGTAGGTCCGATTGCAAGGGAGCCGTTAGGCTCAACTTATTCCTTCCACGAGACCTGAGGCCGGCGTGGGAAGGAGACGTAAAGCACCTAAAAGAAATTTTCGGTAGGGAACTTGGGAGAGGCGCTTGGACTAGGCTCACTGAGGGAAGGATGGCTTTCCTAAACAAAACGTCTTACATTGACCACGCTTACCAGATAGTAGTAGATGGAGACATACTAGCTAGGATACTATACGACCCGCTTATGGAGAGATGGTACCTTAGGCTAGGCTACTTGGGAGCCGTCAGGGCGCTTCAGAACAACTTGATTCGGAGTAAGGTTATAGACAATCCGAAGCCAGGAGAGATAGTAGGTACGGGAGACGAGCAAGTTGCGTTGCTAGATAGGTCAGGTAAGGTAATTGGTATCGCTATTCCAAAAAAGGGTAAACTTAGGGTAGATAAGGTTTGGAAACATCCTAGGAGAGGAGCACTAAGTACGAGGAAACAAACGCTAGAAGACGTTTACAAGGCGAACGAAAAGTTCATTAGAGAGCTCGTTAAAGAGAGCGTTCAAGTGATTCATAGGGGGTTACTAAGGGCAGACGACTTCGAGAAGGTAGTCGTGTCGCTTTCCGGTGGAAAGGATTCGGCTCTAGTAGTCTCCCTTCTAGACGAGGCCCTGCAGAGGGATCCTCCCGTAGGAGTATCGAGTAAGGAAGTGGTACTGCTGTTCAACGATACTGGCTTAGAAATGCCGGAAACGGTCAAGACCGTAGAGGAGGAAAGCGAGTTCTTCGGGTACCAACTAGAGGTCGTCTCAGCCGGAGATGCGTTCTGGAGAGCAGTTCGAATGTTTTCCCCGCCGGCCAGGGACTTCAGATGGTGTTGTAAAGTAACTAAATTTGGGCCCATAGCTAGGTACATGATGAAAACTGGAAGCGCGATCAATTTGGTCGGAAATAGATGGTGGGAGAGCCTAGAGAGGGCTCGGGCCGAGCCCATAATGAAAATGAAATACTTGCCTACAGTGTTATCAGTAAACCCAATCTTGAGGTGGCCTCAATTACTCGAGTTCGTTTACCTTATAAGGAATGGCGTTCCCTTGAACCCGCTTTACTTCGAGGGGTTCGATAGGATAGGTTGCTTCATGTGCCCGGGAGCTACGCAATGGGAATTCAAACTACTGAAGGAATTACATCCCGAGCTCTGGGAGAAATGGGAGAACGTTCTAGAATATTGGAGAAAGAGGTTGGGGTACGGGAAGTGGTGGAGCAAGGGAGGATGGAAGTGGTTAGCGCCCGAACACCCGAAGCAAGTCATGGCGTCGAGAGATAAAGACGAAGTTGATTGGAGAAGGGAATACGAACGCAGGCAAACTAGAGTCGTCTTCGAAGGACTTGAGGAAGGGGATGGAGCGTATAGGGTCAAAATAAAGTACAATAAACGGAGAGCCTTAGGACTAGCCGGAATCCTAGGTCATGAAGTGAAAGGAAATATTGTGAAGGGGCCAAAGGGCATCTACATCTTCAATGAGGGTGAAGTGATAGTTAAGTCGAAAGATAAGGAAGAGGTCTTCGAAGCTATAAGGGTAATTCACGCAACTAACGCATGCGCCGGTTGCAAGATCTGTGAGACGTGGTGCCCTACTGGAGCTATAGAGGTAGTTCCCGAAGGGAACGAAACCAAGCCCGTGCTAGTTGAACCCGATAAATGCGAGAGATGTAGGCTCTGCATGTATCTATGTCCGTCAGCGGACGTAGTAGCGGATAAACTCATTGGATCTCTTTTGTACAACGATCCGAAGGCGTGGAAGAGACCGACTAAACCGCACAAGGAAAAGGTACAAGAATTAGCGGAGAAGGCGTGGAAGTATTTGATTAAGAATAAGTAA
- the hemA gene encoding glutamyl-tRNA reductase: MPASYRSPTFLDDLVMVGVNLKKSGKELVESSAFPQIDAAYSSILRVPAVRGVVILQTCNRFEVYVTTTNKGATIESIKSIIEARVGRPIPEEKFDVKIGIDVARHLFRVASGLESLVLGEGDILRQVREAMEYSAKKGYIDKGLRQLFEEAVKVGKRVRRETDLGKGNIGIPSASVALLKELMGDLSGKKVLVIGAGMAGEIIAKNLHKKEKGVEIWIANRTLEKAELLAKEVGGKAFPLSKVPELLNEVDAVISAVSVTVIDSSTVRNLRKPLLIIDIGEPPSVSPEVAKHPLVTLKDMYAVAEVANRNANERLKEVSKAESIIEEELNKLMDLSQKLLGDKILKELMERAEQIRLNEVERAKSKVPKEYWPILEKMSKSMVKKILKDTILRVKEASLKGDLQLLRLTAELFGLKDSLSELELVYEYNGVNEKLLQRNVNK, from the coding sequence ATGCCGGCCTCCTATAGGTCACCCACGTTCCTTGACGATCTAGTGATGGTGGGCGTTAACCTAAAGAAGAGCGGGAAGGAGCTAGTGGAGAGCTCCGCTTTCCCGCAAATAGATGCTGCTTATTCTTCAATACTACGGGTACCGGCCGTTAGGGGCGTGGTCATACTTCAAACTTGCAATAGGTTCGAAGTTTACGTTACTACAACTAACAAGGGCGCTACCATCGAATCCATAAAAAGCATAATTGAAGCTAGGGTCGGGAGACCGATACCAGAGGAGAAGTTCGACGTTAAAATAGGTATAGACGTAGCGAGGCACCTGTTCAGAGTCGCGTCCGGCTTGGAATCATTGGTTTTAGGCGAAGGCGATATCTTGAGGCAAGTCAGAGAAGCCATGGAGTATTCCGCCAAGAAAGGTTACATAGATAAGGGGTTGAGACAGCTCTTCGAGGAAGCAGTTAAGGTAGGAAAGAGGGTTAGGAGGGAAACGGACTTAGGCAAAGGCAACATAGGGATCCCTTCCGCCTCTGTTGCTCTATTAAAGGAATTAATGGGCGACTTGAGCGGTAAGAAGGTACTAGTAATAGGCGCGGGGATGGCCGGCGAGATAATAGCTAAGAACTTACACAAAAAGGAGAAAGGAGTCGAAATTTGGATAGCTAACAGAACGCTGGAGAAAGCGGAGTTACTAGCTAAAGAGGTTGGCGGGAAAGCCTTCCCGTTATCTAAAGTGCCTGAACTACTTAACGAAGTAGACGCAGTTATCTCGGCAGTTTCAGTAACGGTTATTGATAGCTCAACTGTACGTAACCTAAGGAAACCTCTACTTATAATAGACATAGGCGAGCCTCCGAGCGTTTCCCCGGAAGTAGCCAAACACCCACTCGTAACTTTGAAAGACATGTACGCAGTAGCGGAGGTAGCCAATAGGAACGCTAACGAGAGATTGAAAGAAGTTTCTAAGGCAGAGTCTATAATCGAGGAAGAACTCAACAAGCTAATGGATCTAAGCCAGAAACTCCTAGGTGATAAAATACTGAAGGAGCTAATGGAGAGGGCCGAGCAAATTAGGCTAAACGAAGTGGAGAGGGCGAAGAGCAAGGTGCCCAAGGAGTATTGGCCAATCTTAGAGAAAATGAGTAAGTCAATGGTAAAGAAAATATTGAAGGACACTATATTGAGGGTCAAGGAAGCATCGCTAAAAGGCGATTTGCAGTTGCTCAGGTTAACGGCGGAGTTGTTCGGTTTAAAGGACAGCTTAAGCGAGCTGGAACTCGTCTACGAGTACAATGGCGTAAACGAGAAACTCTTACAAAGGAACGTTAACAAATAA
- a CDS encoding 3-hydroxyacyl-CoA dehydrogenase/enoyl-CoA hydratase family protein has product MEVKRILVVGAGVMGHGIAQVAAMSGFNVRLIDIKEEFLERALSRIRESLEKLQAKGKLKESPEVVLSRIETMVANPEDEESYAKAAKDIDFMIEAVPEILELKQSIFRTIDKYAPKHAILTSNTSSIPITEIAKATQRPEKVAGMHFFNPPVILKLVEVIKGEKTSDETVNVIVELAKKMGKVPIVVKKDVPGFIVNRVMARFLNEGCWAVERGLYTMEQVDAAFRYKLNFPMGAFELADYVGLDVLYHLMKAMKERGMNLTICPKFEQMVKENKLGVKSGEGFYKYPAPGKYKKPSIPASAAEGVDYVYLIDSAINEGVWLVENEVAGVEDVDQATVLGLNLPMGILKLGDFLGLDNVLQSLQEKTSLADDYKPNNLLVRMVKENKLGVKSGEGFYKYELKEEDRGEIKVRREGETLWIVFNRPKQRNALTPQLLLKAKEAMEEACNDEKVKVVILTGEDVFSAGFDLTYMSKVEPKRAPIEVAGPFIQLGESVENCSKPVIAFIRGYALGGGLEVAMMADLRLATEDALLGQPEINVGIIPGGGGTQRLPRYVGLGRAMEMILLGDMIDARTAKEWGLVNWVVPKRVADAEIRLVASKLASKPPIALAAAKEAVRASLEVPLKEGLKLEAEAFARVLSTQDAREGITAFLEKRKPNFKGE; this is encoded by the coding sequence ATGGAAGTCAAGAGGATATTGGTAGTTGGAGCGGGCGTAATGGGTCACGGTATAGCTCAAGTAGCTGCAATGAGCGGCTTTAACGTAAGGTTGATAGATATAAAGGAGGAATTCCTAGAGAGGGCCCTCAGTAGAATAAGGGAGAGCTTGGAAAAGCTCCAAGCTAAGGGCAAATTGAAGGAGAGCCCAGAGGTAGTATTGAGTAGAATCGAAACTATGGTAGCTAACCCGGAAGACGAGGAGAGCTACGCTAAGGCGGCTAAGGACATCGATTTCATGATAGAGGCCGTGCCCGAGATACTCGAATTAAAGCAATCAATCTTTAGAACCATAGATAAATACGCCCCTAAGCACGCAATATTAACATCGAACACTTCTTCTATTCCAATTACGGAGATAGCTAAGGCCACCCAGAGACCGGAGAAGGTAGCTGGAATGCACTTCTTCAACCCTCCAGTAATACTGAAACTCGTAGAAGTGATAAAAGGCGAGAAAACGAGCGACGAGACCGTGAACGTAATAGTGGAGCTAGCCAAGAAAATGGGGAAGGTACCAATAGTAGTTAAGAAGGACGTACCCGGTTTCATAGTTAACAGAGTAATGGCCCGCTTCCTAAACGAAGGCTGTTGGGCCGTCGAGAGGGGCCTCTATACTATGGAGCAAGTAGACGCGGCCTTTAGGTATAAGCTGAACTTCCCTATGGGAGCCTTCGAATTAGCGGATTACGTTGGGTTAGACGTACTCTATCACTTAATGAAAGCAATGAAGGAAAGGGGTATGAACTTAACAATATGCCCTAAGTTCGAGCAGATGGTTAAGGAGAACAAGTTAGGAGTGAAGAGCGGGGAAGGATTCTATAAGTATCCCGCTCCCGGCAAGTACAAGAAGCCTTCAATTCCAGCTTCAGCCGCAGAGGGCGTAGATTACGTCTACCTGATAGATAGCGCGATTAACGAGGGCGTATGGTTAGTTGAGAACGAGGTAGCTGGCGTAGAGGACGTGGATCAGGCCACCGTTCTCGGTCTAAATCTACCTATGGGAATATTGAAGCTAGGCGACTTCCTAGGATTAGATAACGTCCTTCAATCTCTTCAAGAGAAAACGTCTCTTGCAGACGATTACAAACCCAATAACCTCTTAGTTAGAATGGTTAAGGAGAACAAGTTAGGAGTGAAGAGCGGGGAAGGATTCTATAAATATGAACTAAAGGAAGAGGACAGAGGCGAGATAAAGGTAAGAAGGGAAGGGGAAACTTTATGGATAGTCTTTAATAGACCCAAACAGAGAAACGCGTTAACGCCTCAATTACTCTTAAAAGCGAAGGAGGCAATGGAGGAAGCTTGCAACGACGAGAAGGTTAAGGTAGTTATACTTACTGGAGAAGACGTGTTTAGCGCTGGATTCGATTTAACTTACATGAGCAAGGTGGAGCCTAAGAGAGCTCCAATTGAGGTCGCTGGGCCCTTCATCCAATTAGGAGAAAGCGTTGAGAACTGCTCTAAACCGGTAATTGCTTTCATAAGAGGTTACGCGTTAGGCGGAGGTCTCGAGGTAGCGATGATGGCCGACTTGAGGTTGGCAACGGAAGACGCGTTGCTAGGCCAACCGGAGATAAACGTGGGAATAATCCCCGGCGGTGGCGGCACCCAGAGGTTGCCTAGGTACGTAGGACTGGGAAGGGCTATGGAAATGATACTACTAGGAGACATGATAGACGCTAGGACTGCTAAGGAATGGGGTTTAGTTAACTGGGTAGTACCTAAAAGGGTAGCCGATGCGGAAATAAGGCTCGTTGCCAGCAAGCTAGCCTCTAAACCCCCAATAGCGCTAGCCGCTGCTAAGGAAGCAGTTAGAGCGTCGCTGGAAGTTCCCTTGAAAGAAGGTTTGAAGCTGGAAGCGGAGGCGTTCGCTAGGGTCCTCTCGACACAAGACGCTAGGGAGGGAATAACGGCCTTCTTGGAGAAGCGGAAGCCGAACTTCAAGGGCGAGTGA